The DNA region AGAAGAAGGCCCCATAAAATATAGCACAAGCAAAGCTAGTGTATGGCGGGCCAGAGATACGAGAACGGGGGGCCAAAGTGAAAGATTGTGGTATGAGCCGTATGTTCTCTTGGGGAGCATAACAGTCTTTATGGTGTATTTCTTGATGTTGCGTGAGGAAAATGACATAGATGCAGATCTGAGCAGATCTTTATTTAGTAGAATTGCGGGATTAGAAGAGGCTCAGTTATTGGCATCATTGGAATATAATAAGCAAAGAGGGTTAGATACCAGTGCAATCATTGCTAGATTAAAAGAGTTGCAGGAGGAAAGGGACAAACAGTTACAgcgttgatttatttatattgttcttagtttatcaaataaagtaattttgttgttatatatcttggttttaataaatttaaattaaagagacTAGAATGATGTTGTTTGCagctttattaaattctgtGTGGTTTGTTTGATACATCCTTGATTAACTGTTCTAGATAAAAAGAGTGTTGTcctatttaagaaattgttattgAGCTAAAATTGAAACCATAATAGGCATAACTTCACTTGCTTGGTCTAGCCAGGTTTTCTCTTGCAACATCTCTAAAATCATATGTAATTTATGATTATCTTTGAAATCCTTCACGTCGATGACCTTCAGTTTCTGAACAATTTCGCGTAGCATATTTATGGAGTCTTCATTTGGACAAtatcttgttgaaatatcATTTTCGTTATCAAAATCCGTCTGATCTCCAATAACGTCTTCATTTTCCAGAGTTGTTTCTTCATCAGCGCTTCGACTACTGGAATCAGTTCCGATACTGACATCATCGGCTTTTTCTCCAAAGTATTCTTCATGTTCTTTCAACAGTTCAACGTTTGATTTCAGACCAGATATAAGCGGGAGATGTGCACCAAAAcactacaaatttaatttagtttttatacttaaataaaggAAACGGTACTTACATAAGTTAGAGTTATTGCAAGGATGAACaagaattttaacatattagaTGTTACACtgcaattttgtatttaaatttactgaaagAAATACTTATATGTGATGGTTATCAGTTTATTTATCAGTTTCCATTGTTAcctaatatttacaaaaaaaaatgagttctGCTATGACTACAGGAAACGAGGGGATAGTTTTTGAAGTCACAGTTGATGTTGCTTtgctttgaaattaattttgtattatattgctaaataatgttaaattttatcgccataaaaagaaatcaatattgattaataataatttaagaaacacCTAGTGTGaagttttgataaatttaaatattttgatagtcTATACTAGAGGTGGCCAGCCTGTGGCTCTCGATAAATGTACCAGAGTTCCCTTTTTATTCAAGAATTATCAAGAGAAGTGAAATAAAtgcgtttaatttttaatatttaaattcaatatacatattttgtacttttattttatatgttttcaacaaatataatttctgtaaaaaaaaatttcaataccttttttgcataccttttaaatacgtatttaattgCGGTTGgcgtaacattttaaattttgaaaaatggctCGAAGTAGCAAGGAGCTTGGCCACCTCTGATCTatacattcaaaaataaaatactaaaatttcacATGAATATCTCAAACAGCTTTTGAGTTATAATCTTCTAAAGAGTAGCCACTCCACGGTTAGAAAGGTACGTTTTCTACGGGACCTACCAGTGTTATTGTTCGGGTTgtaatgatgaaaatattttgattgatcCAACTCATctattcataatataaaatcaatcattttatctttaaacgTGTTTTAGTCGAAAccatatctttaaaatatggcGCAGTTGTAACACGAAGACAATCATCCGatcgtttaaattatttttctgtttattttgtatatatttctcTGTGCAATGACCCTCCAGCTTTTCGATTTCTTAAaagatgtaattttttaagccaAAAATTATCATCGAACACTTTTTTCAAAACTGCCATTTTgttcaattacaatttttcccTAATTGTGGGGTAGATATACTTCTTAGGATGTGAAGGCTGCAATCCCTGAAGCAGTGAAGGACGTTTATTCATTTAGTGACTTAGATTATTCTAAGTcactaaatgaaaatttcactgcatattcattatttatatacaaatgtatCCCTAACATTTGAtgctgtatttttttaattcccaACAATCACTTTTCTACGTCATCACGCTAGGTGtgggataataaaataaaaatttgtactaataaattttattatatgttgcCATTTTCGAAATTACGCTactttatctaaaaaatggCAATGAACTCACAGTTTTACAATGGCAATTTTACTGACCGATGGTAACTGGGCATCCACAAACCTGATCCATATATCAGATGTTATTTCAACCAGAGTCAAACTGAGAGTCATCATTGTCTGTTGATGtacaaaacttaaatactaacttaAAGACAAACCTACACTAAATCCTTTCCTgtagaacaaaaaataaatttcaactaagTCAAAAAGTTTTGAACACATTCATTATTACACTGTAACTGTAATATTATTCTACTAGCAATTAAAGAacagaaattaaatcaaaaatttaatgatgtgCAATGGACAAGACATTAAACcacaattgtataaaataaaatagtactacaactattaatgaaaaaaattcatgaaacTCGACAATGTAAACTACAATGGGTGTATAaatgtgtatataaatataagaaacttAAGCACGCTCTCCACGAATTCTTCGGGCAAGCTGAATGTCTTTCGGCATAATTGTCACACGCTTGGCGTGGATGGCGCACAAGTTTGTATCTTCAAACAGACCGACAAGGTAGGCCTCACTGGCTTCCTGCAACCAAAACACATAATTACAACACGCCCTGTGCGTTAGTCACACGTGTACAAACCTGAAGGGCTCCAATGGCAGCAGACTGGAAACGcaaatcagttttgaaatcctGGGCGATTTCTCTCACCAAACGTTGGAATGGCAACTTCCTGATCAACAATTCGGTAGACTTTTGGTATCTCCTAATTTCTCTGAGGGCGACGGTACCAGGACGATAACGATGGGGCTTCTTGACACCACCGGTGGACGGGGCCGACTTCCTCGCTGCCTTTGTGGCGAGCTGTTTACGGGGCGCTTTTCCTCCCGTTGATTTACGTGCTGTTTGCTTTGTACGCGCCATTGTTGATCACTCTGAAAAATCAGGACACGTTAATTATCTTCCCGCCAAACGACCTCGGCAAATTTTGACACCGTAAGCCATTCATAATGACCGtacactttattttttaatcacgaAACAGATTCTGTTACTTTTGTTAAACGATTTCTGGGTGAAACGTGCCAAAAAACTCGTTATCAAAACAGATGACTCACACGAAGAACAAACCAATATGGCGACGGCACTCACAACACAACAACAGAAAGGCTATTCTGAATATCGCGAAAAACTCAACAACACTTACATCGTAGATCGAAAAACATGGTAAAACCGATGCACCATCAATTGTACCGacttttacacatattttaaatcatataataacaaaatactcACCAATTTTCTCTGCGTAACAATTTGCGTGAAAATCCAGACGTGTACCTCACAATTGTGAAAGTTCAACTGACGCACAGACTAACGAACTGACGCTGGTTTAAGCGTTGCTATTGGTACCTGCGACTTAATGACGTTGTGATTGGTCAGAATAAAGTTGGCTATGATTGGTCAATATATGTCAACTAGAAAGGCCcagagatttttaaaatttgcccttTGTAAAGGTTTTTCTTTACGATTTTAATTCGTACACGGGAATGTCAACAGCTGCAAAGTTATCAGAAAGTTTTGCCGCCAAATATTTTACCTAAATAAACGGTTCTCTAACGGTGATTTTTCTTCAGAATTTctatatttcaagttttgttTGAGAATGtatgataatataaattaccatTGTATCATgactgataataaaattaatagcatCTGAATAACATaccttttattgattattttaatcaaataaatttgaatcattattaattaaaattaattgtttaattttgtacgaATTTTTATTAGGATTAAcaggattaaatttattttaatgagagAATTCCTAGAAATTGTCTAGAAGTCTTTATCATGAGATaacgaaataatttacaaaaaacacttgtttttttcaatatctttttctggttttaattaatttctataatatacattaggtcaaggttattttataaaaatatatttgtttacaggaggaagaaaattaaaatcctaATATAATCGTGGTTATagtatgaatataatattatgcaTAGTTATAcgtatatatatgtatatatatatatttaaactttaattaaagttctacagaataaaaaacaagagtagtttttataaattacatttgtattttaaagaaacaaaaaaaattccatatattatttatatttactttaaagagATTAGATGTCTTATcttggaaatatttattttttaatataaaggcAATGGCTTGATTGAGTtagatatcaatttttataatatggtGAAAATTTGactcaaattttgttataaattagatAAGAAAGTTGCAATAacatacacattttattttttaacttaaatgtataatattttgttagtgTATACGTGGTTgcataatcaataatatgGCTACACATGACACGAAGTGAcctatataacttttttacatttcttatGAACTAAACATCAAACAATTACTAAAATCACCCCAAAAATTGGACACAAATCAGTGAAAAATTCACCCCTTAATTGGACTTCCTggaaacattatatttaaaggtaAAGTTCATTGAAATCAACAtaaccttaaaaattattatataaataaaacattaacctaaaatatatataatttcagcggtaaaatgtttagaaaaattatcagTAACGTAATTGAGTCCACCCATCCGATTGAAACTGTCTATCCATGCCCATTTACATTAAAAGACACATCAAGCTTCAGTTGGCTTATGAACTACGCTCCGTGTTTTCCGATAAATGCGGccaatataaaaatcttaactAGTCCCAAAGAATTTTACCAAGCTGTAGTTTCCCACTGTGAATCAGCAACTCAAAGAGTTACAATGGCGAGTTTGTATGTTGGGAATGGAGAACTGGAGAAAAGGATTGTAACAGCACTTaggaataataaaagtttcaaagaaaataagttaaaagttaattttcttttagacTATAATCGTGGTAGccgttacaaaaataatagcaGAAGGATGCTGTTACCTTTAGtacaagataataataaaacttgtatGGTTTCTCTATATCACACACCACTTTTACGTGCTAACATTAGAAGGCTGATGCCAGCAAGGTGGAATGAATTATGTGGATTGCAGCACATGAAACTATACATCTTTGAtgatacattaataattagtggTGCTAATTTATCACATGATTATTTCACTAATAGACAAGATAGATATTTTATGATCAAGGACAAAAGACTTTGTGATTTTTACAATACTTTAGTTGGTAAAGTGCAAACCTTTAGTTTTACTTTAAGTAAAAAGGATGTTCCTTATGTGCATGATGATTGGGAGTACAGTCCAGCCTTTGAGGGTGATAAGCAAGAGTTTATTGAGAAAACTGGAGATATGATTGAGGAGTATATTTATGATACCAGAATGGAACAGAATGTGCATAAATATGAAGGGTATGGTgagtttctataaaaaatcaataattacaagatacgttaaatttttatgaattattataataatctatgtattacatttttatatagcagatttttcaatgaatttcatttcatttttagatACATGGATATTCCCTCTAATACAAATGGGTCAATTGGGTATAGATCAAGATTCAGTGGTGACAGAAAAGATTTTTGGTGAAGCCCCCTCAGGAAGTCAGTTAAGAATAGCTTCaggatattttaactttacaaGTAAATACATGTCAACTTTAATACACAGATCTCAAGGTCAATGCAGTATATTAATGGCACATCCAGAGGTATGGTAATGATTAAAAACTACTAGTTAACTAGTAGTGGGTTTCTATTTTTGAacctgttattttttaatttatactgagCAATCGctttaacattatattattagtagTAAAGTATACTGCTACAAACAtgctaatattttatatatatatgtactattatgtaaattcatattttcatgaacacgatctaaataaattgtctCTTTAAGTCtatatacagtaggaaaagcgtttgacccgtctgaatttagagagactTCCTGTCTCTCTTGCACATGACGACTCTTTCAGGATTCGGATGGATAAAACTCTTTTTGTActgtattttcaaaattatagcaaacaatttttttaaaacaattgtatAAATAGCATAAATATGAATTCAAATAGTATATGCTGATAtcattttgtttctttagGAAAAATAGCAATTTTACAGCAAATATGtcgaaacaattaatttggcTATAGAGAGCTATAGTATAGCATTGAATGAGTTTAATTTCTATGCAATCtcgtttatttaatgatataatGGTGCTAGATTTTTATCAAATGCTTCCAGCATAAGCAGCTgcttacattaaaaaaaatcattttgccattctattaatattttacttaagttAAGTAATTTTCATATCGTTCACttagaaataacaataacagttCTTTTGCAAGAATACGTGATTAGCACTTTTAAAACGAATATGAACTGCACACATACATTTTGAGGAATTGTGCTTCTTATGGTTTCACCTACAAAGTATGTGAGTATGACATTAAAAGTTAAGTGGTTGAAAATAGATACAGCACATATGCACATGATGATTATTGCATAATACCAAccttatcattattttatactaattaggGGTGGGTTACTATTTctttaactgttttaaatgttgtgtGAACGATCGCAGTAGCAACATGTTATTTACAAgtataataaatctaatttgttgCTTTATCAGAAAACTGAACTTGCCGAGTGTTCAgtcttatattttgttattttctacTATTTCGTATCTGTtagttagaaataataataataggttATGCAAAATAGCAACTTTGTTCATTACATtactaataattgtattttaggcAAATGGATTTTTGGGAGCTGATGGGCCAGCTGGAGGTATTCCTTATGCCTACTCACTTATCGCACACAAGTTTAAACAACAGTTTCAGAAAAGTGGACAGTCTGAAAGATTTACTTTGTTGGAATACTTAAAAAAGGGATGGACATATCATGCCAAAGGCTTatg from Aethina tumida isolate Nest 87 chromosome 1, icAetTumi1.1, whole genome shotgun sequence includes:
- the LOC109596717 gene encoding uncharacterized protein LOC109596717, with the translated sequence MLVSRTIFNTYRNSVRLTIASRLSSTISKHTTKITEEVIEEGPIKYSTSKASVWRARDTRTGGQSERLWYEPYVLLGSITVFMVYFLMLREENDIDADLSRSLFSRIAGLEEAQLLASLEYNKQRGLDTSAIIARLKELQEERDKQLQR
- the LOC109596724 gene encoding histone H3.3A; the protein is MARTKQTARKSTGGKAPRKQLATKAARKSAPSTGGVKKPHRYRPGTVALREIRRYQKSTELLIRKLPFQRLVREIAQDFKTDLRFQSAAIGALQEASEAYLVGLFEDTNLCAIHAKRVTIMPKDIQLARRIRGERA
- the LOC109596719 gene encoding uncharacterized protein LOC109596719, with the translated sequence MLKFLFILAITLTYCFGAHLPLISGLKSNVELLKEHEEYFGEKADDVSIGTDSSSRSADEETTLENEDVIGDQTDFDNENDISTRYCPNEDSINMLREIVQKLKVIDVKDFKDNHKLHMILEMLQEKTWLDQASEVMPIMVSILAQ
- the LOC109596703 gene encoding CDP-diacylglycerol--glycerol-3-phosphate 3-phosphatidyltransferase, mitochondrial isoform X2, encoding MFRKIISNVIESTHPIETVYPCPFTLKDTSSFSWLMNYAPCFPINAANIKILTSPKEFYQAVVSHCESATQRVTMASLYVGNGELEKRIVTALRNNKSFKENKLKVNFLLDYNRGSRYKNNSRRMLLPLVQDNNKTCMVSLYHTPLLRANIRRLMPARWNELCGLQHMKLYIFDDTLIISGANLSHDYFTNRQDRYFMIKDKRLCDFYNTLVGKVQTFSFTLSKKDVPYVHDDWEYSPAFEGDKQEFIEKTGDMIEEYIYDTRMEQNVHKYEGYDTWIFPLIQMGQLGIDQDSVVTEKIFGEAPSGSQLRIASGYFNFTSKYMSTLIHRSQGQCSILMAHPEVWQMDFWELMGQLEVFLMPTHLSHTSLNNSFRKVDSLKDLLCWNT
- the LOC109596703 gene encoding CDP-diacylglycerol--glycerol-3-phosphate 3-phosphatidyltransferase, mitochondrial isoform X1, with amino-acid sequence MFRKIISNVIESTHPIETVYPCPFTLKDTSSFSWLMNYAPCFPINAANIKILTSPKEFYQAVVSHCESATQRVTMASLYVGNGELEKRIVTALRNNKSFKENKLKVNFLLDYNRGSRYKNNSRRMLLPLVQDNNKTCMVSLYHTPLLRANIRRLMPARWNELCGLQHMKLYIFDDTLIISGANLSHDYFTNRQDRYFMIKDKRLCDFYNTLVGKVQTFSFTLSKKDVPYVHDDWEYSPAFEGDKQEFIEKTGDMIEEYIYDTRMEQNVHKYEGYDTWIFPLIQMGQLGIDQDSVVTEKIFGEAPSGSQLRIASGYFNFTSKYMSTLIHRSQGQCSILMAHPEANGFLGADGPAGGIPYAYSLIAHKFKQQFQKSGQSERFTLLEYLKKGWTYHAKGLWYYAPQCNYPCLTLVGSPNFGERSVKKDLETQLAIVTENDDLKKELDKECKQLYKLGLPADTERSVPKWVHLFVLLFREYF